Within the Calypte anna isolate BGI_N300 chromosome 10, bCalAnn1_v1.p, whole genome shotgun sequence genome, the region tactATTAAAAGGTATCAATTCAATAATGATCTATCAAGCAAAAAACCTCCACCCAATGTATATATGgcaaatgataaaaaaaaatcagtaaactCTTATAAAGGCTGAAAAGATTACAGCAAAATTTTCAGACGCTCCAGAAATTAGTTCCTTTGATGACTtactgggggggaaaaaacccacaaaaacaccCCTCAGCAAATAAAGTAAGACAAGGATTATTAGAACAGAGTGGGTCTGTACTTTAAACAATTTAGAGTGCTGGTTACAAAAGTACTAGTGAGAacttaagaataaaaaataggCACCTATAATAGTCATGATATATTTAGGAATGCTGTCAATTTGTCaatttttgcaagaaaaatcaCCAGCTCACAGAAGGTGGAAATAGTTATCTATTGTcactgttttttggtttggttctttcCAGATTAGGGAATGAAATCAGTGATTATAGTTGGTTTGTTCTACCACCACAGTTCTGTAACTTGTACACCACAGACTTTGGAAGATTTCTTTTGaacaaaaggaattaaaattttgatttctgttttcacaaaATCTACACTCATATTTTCATTACACAGATTTCACTTCTtgtatttctcttcagaaagctGTTTTTCTATGGCAAGTAAAAAATTGGGATTGAATATTTAAGAAGTATATCCTAGTACATATTACAAAAAGCATTGAAGTGACCCTTGAAATTTACCTTTTTGCACTGCaaagctgccagcactgcatgGGTACTACTTTATAGTTTAGTTTCTATTTTAGATGTTCTATTTCTGGAAGCACTGTATTTATTTAAGAGCTTTTATTGACAATTCACAAACTTAAGTAAACACAAGGCTCCAGTGACACATACCttagaaataaaaggaatatgTATTCTTGTGTAAGgcttaattaattttataagcACTTGTGTTCTGATGTTTCGCAAAAGCTctgtaagagaagaaaaaaaccccctctaAAACCAACAGTACTGAAATAAAGTTGCAATACAGCATCATATAAAGAGATATCCTAAATACCATCATCTTTTGATTAATGATAGTTCAAGTTACAGGGCCTAATGGTAATTATGAAAAGGAACTGAAGAAGTATAAAACAAGAGTCTGCATAAAGTGGATGGCTTTGCATCCATTGCTTTGTAAACATTTATATTATTGAAGAAAGTCTGGATAAAACGAAAGCATGAATTTCAACTGTAAATGAACAGAAAGAGCTAGATCCATTTTTACCTAATTAGTTACACAAGGACTGTTTATATAATAAAAGTAATACTGAAGAACAGATTATGTACCTAAATAAAACTAAGGAGATTAAAACAATGAGGCAAGGTATGTAAACATTATACCCACAAGCACACATTCTGTCACTACAGAGTGCAAAAGATGAGAatgctttttttgtatttccctGAATATCACTAGCAGACTATTATCATATAAGGGGTGAAACTCAAATTCTGTTCAATCCTTTGATTAAACTGTCctccttctcttggcttttcAGTTGTGTCACACTTTTTTCCATAAGCAGCCACCTTTCTAATCTTACAGAGTCTCCCTGCAAGACTTTGAAGCTTACCAGAAGTCAACATGTAACAGCAGTAGAGAGGTTATATTTAGTTTCCCCTGCTGTTTGCCATGTTCTCTGTTACAAACAGAAGTGTAAGAAAACCAGGTCTCTGGATTTAACTCTTTTCTTTCATGGAACTATCCAGCTAAAATGACTGTGCAATGCCACAGTAAACCCTGTTCTTCATGAAAACAATACTAATCTAAAAAACTGGACACTATGTTCAAGTGAAGAGACTTCTAGATTTTCAGATACATGACAAATGCAGAGGAGGACTTGATCTTGTCATGTTAATGGAACAGAAGGGCATGCATTAGTCTGTTCTCCTGCTTTATTAAGTATATGTACTACAAATCCAAACACTGTTCTCAAAATACACATTAGATTTATGTATCTTGCTACATATTTTATTACTACACATATATCAATGTAATCTTTATTACACTGGCTACATACTTTGTCTTTaatctgaagcagaaaattaacCTCATAAACTAGCAGTCATCCAAATGCTGAGACTGACATAAACAGCAAAATCCCCACTACTCAAAATACTCAGTGCCCTAACACTACTGTAGATATTTTAGAATATCCACTCTTGCTCAAACTTTCTCCATTATTCTTAAAATTCTTCCAAGTCATCCTACATGCCTGGATGAATTTTGGTCTTAAACAGTTTTCAAAGAACTTGGAAACAGTTAAGTAATAATCCACAAGTAATTACAAAGAACTTTCACTgtgacaagaaaaataaatcagtgggggggggggggaatgcaaaacaccaaaaaaagaagcaggaatCTGCTTACCAAGTAGTGAAGACAAAAAGGATTAGAACAGCCTGAAAAAATTACCTTCGATGTGCTCCCTTATGAAGGGATCATCCATGATGTTGCTGTGATTTGTCTTCAGAATCTTCTCAAATTCAGTGATGTCATTATTCTGATAggcacttcagaaaaaacaagagaCTAAATTATtatgtttaaaatgtaaacagGCTCAGAACATCTGACAGGCTGTCTAcatcttctaaaaaaataaaaaagcaaaaaacaaaacaaaaaaatgtattaaatgttGGTGGCAAATAATTATATTCAGAACCCTTGTGAGGAAAAACTATTTCAAGATGACATGCAACAGAAATGacctttctcatttttcatttttggtaGCATTTGCAGAGGTTTAGCATGAATATTTAGTTACTCCACAACTCCACTCCAGTTGCAAAACTTCTGAGCCTTAAGAAGTTACTCTTCAAAAAAGCACAGAACCTAAAAGTAGCCAATTTTTACAAGTATTATTACTTGAATTTTGGCTTCATGACACCATGCTTTAAGGAACAAATAAGAGATGAAGAGTCTGGAGGGCTGTTGCTGTTTCTAGAACACATCTTCAGCTCAATTCTAAAAATACTGatagagaaaagaaatcctgaCTTCCAGGATTATCCATCAGAAATTCTGATGTAatcctatttttttatattttgattcaTGTTTTCCTggcagtatatatatatactgtttAACTAGTCAATCTTGTTACCTGAGAAAGGACCACAAAAAGAAGGTGGGTTTAGGCATCTATTGCTCAGTAGTGGCACCACAGCACTGCTTAAAACTAAGAGCTCTAACCATCTAAACAAAATTGTTTCCTTGAAATATAATGCTTTGACAATTAATACAGGAACAGTCAGCTGTAATATGGACTGTCTACTAACTAATCAAACTTACACAGTCATTTAGTTATGTTAAACTACAGACTATCAGTAATGAGACTGAAAGACAGTGTTCAATACatgttttcagcttctgtttaATATGAAcatcaaacattttaaaaacatcaccTACTTTCCCTTTGTAGTCTTTGTACATTTTCAAACTTTCTAAACTGTCCTCCTTTATTATCCTCCTGTAAAAAGTCCTCCTTTATTATcagtaaaatgggaaaaaaaacaaaaatacaaactgaAGGTAGAAGTTAAGGGGTTTACAAATGGAGTTATATAAGTGGAATGGACCGTATCATATGAAACCAGTAAATTCTTCAGTTAAGTATATTTTATAGTGTATTCCAGAAATCTCTTTATCACAGATAAGACATTCACATTCCCAGTGCACAGTGTAGGAAGATAAAAACATAACTGTAATctttggaatttattttacCTTCTGCATATTTCTtatctacacagctttaattgaattattaattttaaagaagcaGTCATACTCAAATGTCAAGATAAAAAGATACAAATTAGGAATGTAAATTAAATCGCACTGGGTAAGGCCATCTGGAGTTCCTTCTGCCTCAAATTCACATGAAACTATGACAGCAAAGTATAAGAGATGTCTAAGTGGAATTACTGGAAATAGTCCCACAATAAATTGCCAAGTAATGTATTCTTCATTATGAACATCCTCACTTTCAGAAACAATCTGTATGCATAAAATGGTGCAGCACTCTATCAGAGTAAGAGAGCAAGGTTTGTTCAGTATCAGAGCAAGGTTTTGTTGCAACACAAGATCAACTGTGTATTTCAAAATGTGAGCAGCCATTACTTCCTATGGAATGAAAAGgttggaaaacatttcttccatGTTGATCTTTTTTCTCATTGATAAAGCAAAGGCAGGATGGATGTGCTTAAAAACACAGTATATAAAaccttcctctgctgcagttGTTTTGCCTGATGAGCTTAATATACTCAAAGTTCTCATGTCACAGTTGCCTTTAAGAGACAATGAAGCCTTCTTTtgattttctcatttgtttgaAGGTTAGGGGAGATCATCTGAGAGTTCTGTTTTGTACTCCTAAATTATGAAGCTTCTTTAGGAATCATGATATATCCATGCATCCAATGATTGTACTGCCTTTGGTATGAGATACCaatcatttcagtttttcatataTACTCAGCCAGACCCTAAAGACCAGTTGCAATACAAGGTGGGACAACTTTATTTTAAGGCAGAAATTAGATTTTTGCCACCGTACAAGAAATTTAGAAGGGTGGAAGTTAACACCATGTTTCTGTATCCCCAGGGGGTATAGTATATAGATACTTAGGTATGTCATAgtaaataaaagtttgttaAGAAAAACAGTTTACAAATATTTGCCcaatatttacaaaataaccATGTTAGCTGTGCAGAGAAAAGCCATCTATAAAAATACTCTATTCCTGGTTTCTACACTAtatctttttggtttttgctctcttctccagaaaaattaaaatcttaccTTACTAAATTCGTCATTGCTAGAATCTCTGGATCATTTTTGTATGGTTTAGCCtacacagaacagaaagcacAATATTCATGGTCagattttaagtatttttttctaaaaaatactttttgtcttttgggtAATTTCCTTATTAATTCAGATaaaggggaggggaagacaggaaaaaaaaaatacctcctGAGAGTCAAACGGATTTATTCCAGATTTCATGAGCATGTTTGCTAAGACCAAGTATTTTAAGCAAGTGGTTCTTCTGGGGCTCCCTGATTCATCATAATTCTTGAATGCTTCAAAAAAATCGGTATGTGCCTTTTCAAACTCTCCTTCTCTTAAGTGCATTTTGCCTCCacattctgaaaagaaaacacagatgaaaaggAACTCTGTGTGCTTGTTGCCAACTATAATAATTGGACTGAGAAATTCCATACTATTTCTAAATAgattactgaaatattttcagaagtctttctttctctgaaaatgctaggagaaaaaaagcattaggACCTTCACATACAGTATTGCCAATTGAATACGACCATtcaaggatgaaaaaaaaacaaactagcCCACATCATTCAtctaaaaaaccccactaatCTTCTCACCAAATTTCAACCTTATGTTAAAGTACTGCAAAAACTAAAATAGAACCTATCTCCATTTCAAAGGCAACAGACTTTCTGCAATTAGGGTATTTTATCTATCTGTTGAGCAaaaccacaaaggaaaaaagagacagtCTCTATCTCCTTCCACTTCTGAAGTATCTGCTGCTGCCTGATTGTCTGTGCAAGCAAGTGTCCACATCAGGGGAAGGGTGAAAACACAACAGTATTCtggagaatgtttttttctagatgCACGACATCTTTCCACTGTAATTTATTATTGTGAATaatgaataatattttcaaacacaTCTTAAAGACCTTCAGTTTCTGTTGAATTTTAGTGAGGTGAGACAAAGCAAATTCACAAAAGGGGACTGAAGAAATAGCAGTCAGTTCTGCTGGCTGTCCTGTTAAGCCTGTTTTTATCCTTTGCAAATGCATTTGCATTCATCTTTGTTGCCTGCCATGGTGTCAGGGCAGCTCGAGTCTTCCTCTtgttcttctgctgcttctctcctacACTCTATGTTCTGCCCTCCTGAAGCTCACATCTGGTACTCAGGCACCagaacagcagagctgaagtCTTGCAGGAGGGAAACCTTAAATGGTGAGACTGCAGCCACTGCATTAACAGTCCATGATTCACAGACAGTTCGTGTATTCACAGAGGAAACTGGAAAAGATAGTACTTACCAGATTTTCATGCAACTAATCTATGCAACGgaagttaaatgaaaaaatcaagATTAACTTGCCTCTAATAACTCCCATGATTAGTGGATGAGGAATGGCTGACTTGATGTGCAATGACTGTTCATATAGTGCTTTaagttttttgttatttttctgtgctgtataCATTTGGATTTCCAAAGCATAAATTTCCAATAGTTGAGTACCCTTTTTTAGATCGTCTTCTCCATCATCAGTCTAGGACAGATTAAGTAATAAATACTGTGAAATTTTAAGAGAACAGCAATTTCAGTTTTATACTAGTAAAAAAGTGATTACCAAATACCCTCAGTAATTTCCTGTCAGAAATAAGGGTATTtctaaaactttaaaattttaatataactATTAACACAAAATGTAATAGTCAAAGAACTTATCACAGGTCAAATTTTCAAACTTCTATATAAAGttagtatttttgttttaatgctttCCTCAAAActtcaccttttcttcttttccatacTCCTTAAACCATACTCTTAATATATAAATGCAGTGATTGACACACAGagatacataaaaataaaatacatacaaCTCCCATAACAGAACTATTCCCCAGATACTTGTAACCCATTTTccatgctggaagaaaaaagggggataCAAACAAACACAGCAGGATGCATGGCTAATTTTTTTCACCCTTCCAAACAAGAAAGTAATAGTTGTCCCTTCAGTTTTGAGTAAAGCTCACTGAGAATAatcactgtatttaaaaataaatgtctatGGATTATAAATTATTCATATGTTCTTCTTATTCTTGCACCTGACTCAAAGGAAACTTAATCAGCAGttgtgaataatttttaaaaaataatctctaagCAAGGAATAAAACACTCATCATTTTTTGTTATCAAACAGataacaaattaaaactggCATAGTATTTCTTCACTCTGTACTAAAGCTTGATAACATGCCTCAAAGGCCAACAACAGATGTCAAAAAATTCTGTGTTGTTTACTAAGCTACAGTGATTTAGAATATAAAGGTACCTGGCACGACTGATGCAGCTGACGCAAAATCTTTTGTAACTTTCCATATTCTTCTCGTTCTAAATATAATTTACCAagctgtaatgaaaaaaaagttcaggtGCTAAAGTCCATTAAGATTACACAATTATAGTTTCTAAGAGTTAGCTGAAGGTGTCACAAGCAAAACCAGTAAGTTATATATTTTACCTTTGTGTTTGTCTTAAACCACAATCTATCATTCTTAGCATCTTTCAGAGCTTCAAGCGTTGTTTCATAGAATTCCTGAAGCAAATCCATCTGGCataaaaaatcagaattctATAATTGTAAACAGCAAATTTGTACCTGTTAATAAAGTCAATCTGAACAAACTAAAAGTGCATGCTTGAACTTCAAATTAAGACATATGCATCTTATTGAATGTCTGGTTTTAAATTGTAAAGAGCTTTTAGAATAACAAAACTAAGTACACTTGTTTTTCTTATATGAAATAAATTGCCAAGTATTGACATGTTAAGATTTGCAACCATCTATCATGCTAGAGAAAAATGCAAGTCACCTGACAGAAACCCATCTTATATAAGCAAGCAATACAATTCTTATGTTGtgtaaaaaaagacaaacatatCAAGCTGTTTCTTtgcaaaaaaccagaaattgcAGCATCCAAAATGGAAATTCAAAGGTTCAAAAGGTTCTATCAAAGGTTCTACAGGGAATACATTAGTATTGTTTATGGCCCTTGTTCTTTTGGGGATAACAGTTCTGTGGCTAAACACAGGTAAGATTTCTGATTGTCCCTCCAGGTCTGGCTCCAACTGCCTTTAAACCAAACACACTGACCTCCACCAACAAGCTACAGTCTAAGACAATACTTTAAAACTTATGGTTAAACCATCATTCAGCTACTAAACTTTTATTCCCTACAAGTGGTGGGACAGGAAGGATTGTGATAATGGCATGAGTAGAGTCATCACTAGAGACCAGTGGTCCTCCATATGCAGGTGCTACTTCAGGTACTCAGGGGAGCTTTCTACTCTCTGTAAAGCTTCAacaacacaaaagaaaagaagctggGATGGGTATCTAAGAACACGTACCTAGCTTTCACAGTACACTCAAAGGCAGGCAGCATTTAACACCAACATTTCATAgcaaagttttcaaaagcttccCCTCTCCacccaaagtaaaaaaaaaagtattgtatAATTACAAGTTATACTTGAGAAGACACAGTGTGTAGGTGCtatgctaaaaaaagaaaaaaagtatttttttacttattagCATAGAAATCCCAGGTAAATATTGCCTAAAGACGACAAATTAATGAAAAGTTATGTGTGTTGATTCATTAACtgtgggaaataaaatatttcaacatacgataaaaaattaatactgcAACTGTTCTCTGTTAAAGACTATgataaacaaaaaagcccacagcTAGACatgcaaaaaggaaaaccatggaAATGAAAAGAGCTGATGATCTAACCTGCTTGGAAGTAGAGATATAGTCAAGAATAGAATTGATGGATTTTTCAGAGTAATTCCTTGTAACTGCACTCCGTATGTAGGTCAATAGGTGTTTGTATCTATTCATCATTTCAGGAAAGTTAGtctgaaagaaatacaaaattatgttttattttttgttttaatgaataaaaacagaaaagaaagaataacaAAACTATGCAGAAGTGGTTGCTATGAGGAATTTTTACATCATCACTTTACTTGTAAGCAGCCAAATCAGGAATAATTCAGCAACACTGCATGGaatagacatttaaaatatttatctcaaTGAAGAAAATAGAGTTGGCTATATAACTATTTAGAACGGTTGCACATGTAGCAAATAAATTGTTCACTGATTTATTCTGGTGAATTACACATCTATAGAAACATGACCAGTTTCATGGCAAGGTACCTCAGGACAGCAAGGACTGACTCTCAAACTTTCAGAGATTAGCAGCTGACTAGAGAAGATATTTTGCATCCATTTTGCCTTTGACTTGCCATATCTGTAGTAGCTCTTAGAGGCCACAAAAGAAAAGTTCTGGCAGATTTAGCCATAAATTACAGTATCTTAATATCTCTTAatcaaatacatatttatgcCATTTATTCTCAAGTGACAGCTGGAATTCCTACcaatttaaagtttattttagtCATCTGTTTCAGAGCTTTGAATCCCCATTCTCCTTTTTCACCTTCGAGTTCCAAAAcctgaaagagaagaattttttaaacaatagTCACAAAAACTTAATTCAAACTTAAATTGATTTGCATACTGAAACACACATATCCCATATATGCCTTTCCCCAGATTTGTTCCATACAAAACAATGTTTCACTCTGCCCTGTTCTTCAATTTTACTCTTCTCTGATACTGCTGAGAAAGTTAGTGAGAGGTATCTATCTTGTTAGTTTTCAGAATTTAGCTGATGCTAAGGGAGGGTAAACTGTTATTCATAgatttctgttgttgttgtccAACACCAAACACTAAACTTTAATGCCACTCCATAAATACACAAAAAGTTGTAAACACACCCTGCAAAACTGACTCAACCCACCCATTGACTAAATTAGCCAAAAATACACTTCTGAATTACTCTAGTTTCTTCCTATGTAAGAAAGGCTCCTATGTTTTACAGTAGCATAGTTAGGGGAACTTTGGGTAAGTAAAAATTTTAGGAAatgtttggttgggtttttttttaagtcatgaagtcatgtattttatttaaagtcaTGTACTGCTATATACTACCAATATCCCAGGAGATGAAAACactcctttttttattaaaaaagtcAGCTGTAGCATACTGCTTTCTGGTGGCAGTGtgcaaacattaaaaatttaaaactgacGTGAAGGAAAAGAACTGTGTCACTTCATATTTATACATTTAAAGCTTTGGGATTAGACATCAAACCAAATATAATACATTATATAAGACACAGGGGCTTTAGAAcaccatttcatttttaaaaacaaatggatATAGCTTCTACACTTGATGCACAAAAACATACCCAGGCCTCAGTAAATTCTGAAGATTAAAAAACTCAGCTCTGCAATAAAATGGGACCACTTCATGTCCTATTTATTCTCTCTACAAATAATCCTGAAAGGAAGTCCAGGAGTCTAAGTAGCCCAATGATAAACTTAGCATATTAACAAGCTAAAATAgcttaaaaatctctttaaaatcCTGGAAAATAACTCAAATGGTACATAAGTATTTTAATATgtgaaataatacaaaaataagaGATAGACTAAAGATGGAAAACCTTCTGAAAGCTGCTTAATGCTGATTTAGGATCATCTTCCTTCAAAGCTTTGGAATTGTAGTATTGATTTTCCAGATCCACATTTGGTTCAGAATTGCTGTCCTCAGAATATTCCtacattttaaggaaaaaagaaaaaaaacaagtaaaaatcagaggaaacaaaaaagacagGTTCAGAACATCTAACACTGCTGAAAATGGATACACTACAACATATTTCTCAAACTGACACAGAATGCTTGTATATTACCAGAAAATCTTCAGTTTATAACAGGTATTGACTTTCCTGATGATTTCATCTCTCCCATTACTAGGCCAGCCTTACCATTCACCAACACTTACCTGTAAagagatttctttctggagtAATGAACTCACACCTCCAACTTCACCTTTATGACAAGCACAGACTGTATTACTAAAATTCTGCCAGTTTTGGTGTTTAAGGACAGATGCTTAATAGTCCATGTCATTTTTGTATGGGAGAGAGAACATGCTGGGCACTGGTCATCTAAAAGGTACTCAATTATACGACCTTTGCTGTCCCCAGAAAAGACCGCAGCTGACTTGCCACACAAGCAATGACTCAGCAACAGAGGATATAAAATACTTCCATAAATCTCCCTCTAATCTGCCTTTTTACACCATAACAATTCATACTTGTctaaggaaattaaaaaaaaataaaaattataacacCATCTGCTTCTGTGCTGAAAAGCAGATGACTGAGAAAATGCTAAAGCAGTGACACAGAGAGAGGGATGGGACATAGGCACAATAATTTAATCAAATAATTACCCATCATGTAAAGTAGCACCAAGCaaattgaagaatttctttctaccaatttaaatacttcattaaaaagaaaaaaagtactttgaAGCTTTTCCTGATGGCAAAAACCCTGAGGTATATTAACTTCTTTCACTGAATCTTGC harbors:
- the COPS2 gene encoding COP9 signalosome complex subunit 2 isoform X1 translates to MSDMEDDFMCDDEEDYDLEYSEDSNSEPNVDLENQYYNSKALKEDDPKSALSSFQKVLELEGEKGEWGFKALKQMTKINFKLTNFPEMMNRYKHLLTYIRSAVTRNYSEKSINSILDYISTSKQNSDFLCQMDLLQEFYETTLEALKDAKNDRLWFKTNTKLGKLYLEREEYGKLQKILRQLHQSCQTDDGEDDLKKGTQLLEIYALEIQMYTAQKNNKKLKALYEQSLHIKSAIPHPLIMGVIRECGGKMHLREGEFEKAHTDFFEAFKNYDESGSPRRTTCLKYLVLANMLMKSGINPFDSQEAKPYKNDPEILAMTNLVSAYQNNDITEFEKILKTNHSNIMDDPFIREHIEELLRNIRTQVLIKLIKPYTRIHIPFISKELNIDVADVESLLVQCILDNTIHGRIDQVNQLLELDHQKRGGARYTALDKWTNQLNSLNQAVVSKLA
- the COPS2 gene encoding COP9 signalosome complex subunit 2 isoform X2; the protein is MSDMEDDFMCDDEEDYDLEYSEDSNSEPNVDLENQYYNSKALKEDDPKSALSSFQKVLELEGEKGEWGFKALKQMTKINFKLTNFPEMMNRYKHLLTYIRSAVTRNYSEKSINSILDYISTSKQMDLLQEFYETTLEALKDAKNDRLWFKTNTKLGKLYLEREEYGKLQKILRQLHQSCQTDDGEDDLKKGTQLLEIYALEIQMYTAQKNNKKLKALYEQSLHIKSAIPHPLIMGVIRECGGKMHLREGEFEKAHTDFFEAFKNYDESGSPRRTTCLKYLVLANMLMKSGINPFDSQEAKPYKNDPEILAMTNLVSAYQNNDITEFEKILKTNHSNIMDDPFIREHIEELLRNIRTQVLIKLIKPYTRIHIPFISKELNIDVADVESLLVQCILDNTIHGRIDQVNQLLELDHQKRGGARYTALDKWTNQLNSLNQAVVSKLA